From the Lolium rigidum isolate FL_2022 chromosome 2, APGP_CSIRO_Lrig_0.1, whole genome shotgun sequence genome, one window contains:
- the LOC124686297 gene encoding ABC transporter F family member 1-like, whose amino-acid sequence MVSEASKKKAAQKKAAAAAKRGAKVPTSSSTSSSTKAAADALAAVHLSDRTCTAVLTSHPLSRDIHIESLTLTFHGHDLLVDTELELNYGRRYGLLGLNGCGKSCLLKAIGCRELPIPEHMDIYHLSHEIEASDMSALGAVISCDEERVKLEKEAEVLAAQDDGGGEALERVYERLEAIDASTAEKRAAEILFGLGFNKQMQAKKTRDFSGGWRMRIALARALFMNPTILLLDEPTNHLDLEACVWLEETLKKFDRILVVISHSQDFLNGVCTNIIHMQNRKLKLYTGNFDQYVQTRLELEENQMKQYRWEQDQIASMKEYIARFGHGSAKLARQAQSKEKTLAKMERGGLTEKVARDRILTFRFTDVGKLPPPVLQFVEVTFGYTPENLIYRKLDFGVDLDSRVALVGPNGAGKSTLLKLMTGELAPLDGMVRRHNHLRIAQFHQHLAEKLDLDVSALQYMMDEYPGNGEERMRAAIGRFGLSGKAQVMPMRNLSDGQRSRVIFAWLAWREPQLLLLDEPTNHLDIETIDSLAEALREWDGGLVLVSHDFRLINQVAEEIWVCENQAVTRWGGDIMEFKEHLRSKSGRSED is encoded by the exons ATGGTGTCCGAGGCCAGCAAGAAGAAGGCCGCGCAGAAGAAGGCCGCCGCTGCCGCAAAGAGGGGCGCCAAGGTGCCCACCTCCtcgtcgacctcctcctccaccaaggCCGCTGCCGACGCCCTCGCCGCCGTCCACCTCTCCGACCGCACCTGCACCGCCGTCCTCACCTCCCACCCGCTCTCCAGGGACATCCAC ATAGAGTCTCTCACTTTGACATTCCACGGCCACGATCTACTCGTTGACACGGAGCTAGAGCTCAACTACGGCAG GCGCTATGGTTTGCTTGGTCTGAATGGCTGTGGAAAGTCTTGCCTTCTCAAAGCAATAGGATGCAGAGAGCTTCCTATTCCTGAGCACATGGATATATACCACCTCAGCCACGAGATTGAGGCTTCAGACATGTCTGCACTCGGAGCGGTCATCAGTTGTGACGAGGAGAGGGTCAAGCTGGAAAAGGAAGCCGAAGTTTTGGCTGCTCAA GATGATGGTGGAGGTGAAGCTTTGGAGCGCGTGTATGAGCGGTTAGAAGCTATTGATGCATCCACCGCTGAGAAGCGTGCTGCTGAGATTTTGTTTGGCTTAGGCTTTAACAAGCAGATGCAGGCCAAGAAAACTAGGGATTTTTCTGGCGGTTGGCGCATGAGAATTGCTTTGGCAAGAGCTCTGTTCATGAATCCGACCATccttttgcttgacgagcctaccaATCATCTCG ATCTTGAGGCATGTGTCTGGCTGGAAGAAACACTAAAGAAATTCGACCGTATACTTGTTGTCATATCACACTCCCAAGATTTTCTGAATGGAGTATGTACAAATATCATCCACATGCAGAACAGGAAGCTTAAGCTGTACACTGGCAATTTTGACCAGTATGTGCAGACACGGTTGGAACTGGAAGAGAACCAGATGAAGCAGTACAGGTGGGAGCAGGACCAGATCGCTTCGATGAAGGAGTACATTGCCCGTTTCGGTCACGGGTCCGCGAAGCTGGCACGGCAGGCCCAGAGCAAGGAGAAGACGCTTGCTAAGATGGAGCGCGGTGGGCTAACGGAGAAGGTCGCCAGGGACAGAATACTGACGTTCCGCTTCACAGATGTTGGCAAGctcccgccgccggtgctgcagtTTGTTGAGGTGACGTTTGGGTACACGCCAGAGAACCTGATCTACCGGAAGCTGGACTTTGGGGTGGACCTGGACTCTAGGGTGGCACTGGTGGGCCCGAATGGGGCAGGGAAGAGCACGCTGCTGAAGCTGATGACGGGGGAGCTGGCGCCACTGGACGGGATGGTGCGGCGGCACAACCACCTGCGGATCGCGCAGTTCCACCAGCACCTGGCAGAGAAGCTTGACCTGGACGTGTCGGCGCTGCAGTATATGATGGACGAGTACCCGGGCAACGGGGAGGAGCGGATGCGCGCAGCGATCGGCAGGTTTGGGCTGTCGGGGAAGGCGCAGGTGATGCCGATGCGGAACCTGTCGGATGGGCAGCGGAGCCGGGTGATTTTCGCGTGGCTGGCGTGGCGGGAgccgcagctgctgctgctggatgagccGACAAACCACCTGGACATTGAGACGATCGACTCACTGGCGGAGGCACTGAGGGAGTGGGACGGAGGGTTGGTGCTGGTGAGCCACGACTTCCGGCTGATCAACCAGGTGGCGGAGGAGATCTGGGTATGCGAGAATCAGGCAGTGACACGGTGGGGAGGTGACATCATGGAGTTCAAGGAGCACCTCAGGAGCAAGTCCGGCCGGTCGGAGGACTGA